In a single window of the Elaeis guineensis isolate ETL-2024a chromosome 6, EG11, whole genome shotgun sequence genome:
- the LOC105047651 gene encoding uncharacterized protein — protein MHKVKTHDRETHGMSNDIDENTPMDKVKGPNVFERAKEEIEAIVEAIHLKREPHHDPPTKKEESVLEAPNLTEKANKEAKTLNRVKTHDKETHGTSNDIDENTPIEKVKGPGVCERAKEEIEALVGTIRPKKEHNHEVHTKKEGGFWGFLGRMFEKFCSPLNGKRD, from the exons ATGCATAAGGTGAAAACCCATGATAGGGAGACTCATGGAATGAGCAATGACATCGATGAGAACACACCAAtggacaaagtcaaaggcccaaatGTGTTTGAACGGGCTAAGGAGGAGATTGAGGCCATTGTGGAGGCCATCCATTTGAAGAGAGAACCGCATCATGATCCACCCACAAAGAAAGAGG AAAGTGTATTGGAAGCACCCAATTTAACTGAGAAGGCAAATAAAGAAGCCAAAACATTGAACAGGGTTAAAACCCATGACAAGGAGACTCATGGTACCAGCAATGACATTGACGAGAATACTCCTATCGAAAAAGTTAAAGGACCAGGTGTATGTGAACGAGCTAAAGAAGAGATTGAGGCCCTTGTAGGAACAATTCGTCCGAAGAAAGAACACAATCATGAGGTTCACACAAAGAAAGAAGGGGGATTCTGGGGTTTTCTGGGAAGAATGTTTGAGAAATTCTGctccccattgaatggaaagagagactAG